One stretch of Amycolatopsis tolypomycina DNA includes these proteins:
- a CDS encoding MbtH family protein, which yields MQDDAEFQVLVNDEGQYSLWPVANEVPAGWRADGFRGGRQECMDHVDEVWTDMRPLSLQRQMAADAEPAAARRE from the coding sequence ATGCAGGACGACGCCGAGTTCCAGGTTCTGGTCAACGACGAGGGCCAGTACTCCCTGTGGCCGGTGGCCAACGAGGTCCCCGCGGGCTGGCGCGCCGACGGCTTCCGCGGCGGCCGCCAGGAGTGCATGGACCACGTCGACGAAGTGTGGACCGACATGCGGCCGCTGAGCCTGCAGCGGCAGATGGCCGCCGACGCCGAGCCCGCCGCGGCCCGTCGTGAGTGA
- a CDS encoding serine hydrolase domain-containing protein, producing the protein MPSSSTLTQSTLRGPAPVADGRLQRLLTGLAHKHGVPAAQLVVHDGDRRAAAVAGEVTADAKFPVGSITKAFTAALAMLLVADGDLDPDDPLGEHLDGLGPQVGRPAIGQVLSHTGGLPAALGAADGAGSARRYLRACHDAGLVQPPGQGFSYSNVGYVLVGYVVEAITGMSWWEAMETLLLDELGIDAAFVVEPGARRRTGAHVSGHAVHAATGRARPVAQTLTPAEAAAGALALSASDLAVFGGMFRGADGPLPADLVELMRRPVPGAEPFGLADTWGLGLAGYRGPDAHWSGHDGTADGTSCHLRIDAAHGRVVALTTNGSTGSALWTDLVAALRLEGIPVGDYELPRDVDRAARPAADLTGHYTNGDLEYEVDVRADGDAVLVVDGEVYPELALLRDGSFSVREPATGRRIIGGRFLTDPATGTVSAMQAGGRVARRRRRAS; encoded by the coding sequence ATGCCCTCTTCTTCGACGCTCACCCAGTCCACCCTGCGGGGCCCCGCACCCGTGGCCGACGGGCGGCTGCAGCGGCTGCTCACCGGCCTCGCCCACAAGCACGGCGTCCCGGCCGCCCAGCTCGTCGTCCACGACGGCGACCGGCGGGCCGCCGCCGTGGCGGGGGAGGTCACCGCGGACGCCAAGTTCCCGGTCGGTTCCATCACCAAGGCGTTCACCGCGGCGCTGGCGATGCTGCTCGTCGCCGACGGCGACCTCGACCCGGACGACCCGCTCGGCGAGCACCTGGACGGTCTCGGCCCGCAGGTCGGCCGGCCGGCGATCGGGCAGGTGCTGAGCCACACCGGCGGGCTGCCGGCCGCGCTCGGCGCCGCCGACGGAGCAGGCTCGGCCCGCCGGTACCTGCGGGCCTGCCACGACGCCGGGCTGGTCCAGCCACCCGGCCAGGGCTTCTCCTACTCGAACGTCGGGTACGTGCTCGTCGGCTACGTGGTCGAGGCCATCACCGGGATGAGCTGGTGGGAGGCGATGGAGACACTGCTGCTCGACGAGCTCGGCATCGACGCCGCGTTCGTCGTCGAGCCGGGCGCGCGGCGCCGGACCGGCGCGCACGTCAGCGGGCACGCCGTCCACGCGGCGACCGGCCGCGCTCGTCCGGTCGCGCAGACCCTGACCCCGGCCGAGGCCGCGGCCGGAGCACTGGCGCTGAGCGCTTCGGATCTGGCGGTGTTCGGCGGGATGTTCCGCGGCGCCGACGGCCCGCTGCCGGCGGACCTGGTGGAGCTGATGCGCCGCCCGGTGCCGGGGGCGGAGCCGTTCGGGCTGGCGGACACGTGGGGCCTCGGCCTGGCCGGCTACCGCGGCCCCGACGCTCACTGGAGCGGCCACGACGGCACCGCGGACGGCACGTCGTGCCACCTGCGGATCGACGCCGCGCACGGCCGGGTCGTCGCGCTGACCACCAACGGCAGCACCGGCTCGGCACTGTGGACGGACCTCGTGGCGGCCCTGCGGCTCGAAGGCATCCCGGTCGGCGACTACGAGCTGCCCCGCGACGTCGACCGGGCGGCCCGCCCGGCCGCGGACCTGACCGGCCACTACACCAACGGCGACCTGGAGTACGAAGTGGACGTCCGCGCGGACGGCGACGCGGTCCTCGTCGTCGACGGCGAGGTCTACCCGGAGCTGGCCCTGCTGCGCGACGGATCGTTTTCGGTCCGCGAGCCGGCCACCGGCCGCCGCATCATCGGCGGCCGTTTCCTGACCGACCCGGCCACCGGCACCGTCAGCGCGATGCAGGCGGGCGGCCGCGTCGCCCGGCGGCGGCGTCGGGCCTCTTGA